In Helianthus annuus cultivar XRQ/B chromosome 9, HanXRQr2.0-SUNRISE, whole genome shotgun sequence, the following are encoded in one genomic region:
- the LOC110877829 gene encoding cellulose synthase A catalytic subunit 7 [UDP-forming] — MKKPEVGWVMQDGTPWPGNDSRDHPEIIQAYLGSGGALDVEGKELPKLVYVLREKRPGYNHHKKAGAMNALIRVSAVLTNAPFILNLDCDHYVNNNKAVREAMCFLVDPFMISRVLKNDSRVTTSWRSRR; from the exons ATGAAGAAGCCTGAAGTAGGTTGGGTCATGCAAGACGGGACACCATGGCCCGGTAATGACAGTCGAGATCACCCAGAAATAATTCAG GCTTATCTAGGAAGTGGAGGTGCACTTGATGTTGAAGGCAAGGAATTACCGAAACTGGTTTACGTTTTGCGTGAAAAACGACCCGGTTATAACCATCACAAGAAAGCAGGAGCCATGAACGCCCTT ATTCGAGTGTCTGCAGTGCTTACAAATGCACCATTCATACTCAATCTGGATTGTGATCACTATGTCAACAACAATAAAGCTGTAAGAGAAGCTATGTGCTTCTTAGTGGACCCTTTTATGATCTCTAGGGTATTGAAGAACGACTCGAGGGTTACGACAAGTTGGAGAAGTCGTCGTTGA